The following coding sequences lie in one Corynebacterium humireducens NBRC 106098 = DSM 45392 genomic window:
- a CDS encoding glycogen/starch/alpha-glucan phosphorylase: MSDTLPPLNSTVGGHVRAASGQTPESATDYKFWFGLSRSVMEQIADKWEATTRAYAGVRQQHYFSAEFLMGRALLNNLTNLEMVDEAAAAVRELGHELGDVLEAENDAALGNGGLGRLAACFLDSSATQDLPVTGYGILYRYGLFKQAFDNGFQTEHPDAWKENGYPFYIRREEQPRIVHFDDMTVRAVPYDMPITGYGTDNVGTLRLWKAEPMEEFDYDAFNSQRFTDAIVEREAVMDLCRVLYPNDTTYAGKVLRVRQQYFFVSASLQAMIESHLENHGDLSTFADYNCIQLNDTHPVLAIPELMRLLLDEHGLTWEAAWEIVTGTFAYTNHTVLVEALEQWNVSIFQQLFGRIWELTVEIDRRFREDLRERGFDEAHIARMAPVQDGHVHMAWIACYAAYSINGVAALHTEIIKRDTLGDWHDIWPEKFNNKTNGVTPRRWLKMCNPRLSDLLTRLVGSDEWVTDMDKLKEIAHYADDESVMNELLEIKAANKVEFAEWIKERQGIEIDPDSIYDTQIKRLHEYKRQLLNALYILDLYLRIKEDGLQDVPPRTFIFGAKAAPGYYRAKGIIKLINEIANVVNNDPEVNDVIRVVFVENYNVSPAERIIPATDVSEQISTAGKEASGTGNMKFMMNGALTLGTMDGANVEIHDSVGDENAYIFGAREEELPELRATYNPWHAYETVPGLKRTLDALVDGHLDDNGTGMFHDLRSSLLDGGGWETPDVYYVLGDFADYRETRDRMAADYADRLHWARMCWANICASGRFSSDRTINDYAREVWKLEPTPVK, translated from the coding sequence ATGAGTGACACCCTGCCCCCGCTGAACTCGACCGTCGGTGGACACGTCCGCGCCGCATCCGGTCAGACCCCGGAGAGTGCCACCGACTACAAGTTCTGGTTCGGTCTCTCCCGCAGTGTCATGGAGCAGATCGCCGACAAGTGGGAGGCCACCACCCGGGCCTACGCGGGTGTCCGCCAGCAGCACTACTTCTCGGCGGAGTTCCTCATGGGACGCGCGCTGCTGAACAACCTCACCAACCTCGAGATGGTCGACGAGGCCGCCGCGGCCGTCCGCGAGCTCGGACATGAGCTGGGCGACGTCCTCGAGGCGGAGAACGACGCGGCACTCGGCAACGGTGGTCTCGGCCGCCTCGCCGCCTGCTTCCTGGATTCCTCCGCCACCCAGGACCTGCCGGTCACCGGCTACGGCATCCTCTACCGTTACGGCCTGTTCAAGCAGGCCTTCGACAACGGTTTCCAGACGGAGCACCCGGACGCCTGGAAGGAGAACGGCTACCCGTTCTACATCCGCCGTGAGGAGCAGCCGCGCATCGTCCACTTCGACGACATGACCGTGCGCGCGGTGCCCTACGACATGCCGATCACCGGCTACGGCACCGACAACGTCGGCACCCTGCGTCTGTGGAAGGCCGAGCCGATGGAGGAGTTCGACTACGACGCGTTCAACTCCCAGCGCTTCACCGACGCCATCGTCGAGCGTGAGGCCGTCATGGATCTCTGCCGCGTCCTGTACCCGAACGACACCACCTACGCCGGCAAGGTCCTGCGTGTCCGCCAGCAGTACTTCTTCGTGTCCGCCTCCCTGCAGGCCATGATCGAGTCCCACCTGGAGAACCACGGCGACCTGTCGACCTTCGCCGACTACAACTGCATCCAGCTCAACGACACCCACCCGGTGCTCGCCATCCCGGAGCTCATGCGCCTGCTTCTCGACGAGCACGGCCTCACCTGGGAGGCCGCCTGGGAGATCGTCACCGGCACCTTCGCCTACACCAACCACACCGTGCTGGTCGAGGCTCTCGAGCAGTGGAACGTCTCCATCTTCCAGCAGCTCTTCGGCCGCATCTGGGAGCTCACCGTCGAGATCGACCGTCGTTTCCGCGAGGACCTGCGTGAGCGTGGTTTCGACGAGGCCCACATCGCCCGCATGGCCCCGGTCCAGGACGGTCACGTCCACATGGCCTGGATCGCCTGCTACGCCGCGTACTCCATCAACGGTGTCGCCGCGCTGCACACCGAGATCATCAAGCGTGACACCCTCGGCGACTGGCACGACATCTGGCCGGAGAAGTTCAACAACAAGACCAACGGCGTCACCCCGCGTCGCTGGCTGAAGATGTGCAACCCGCGCCTGTCCGACCTGCTGACCCGCCTGGTGGGTTCCGACGAGTGGGTCACCGACATGGACAAGCTCAAGGAGATCGCGCACTACGCCGACGACGAGTCCGTGATGAACGAGCTGCTCGAGATCAAGGCGGCCAACAAGGTCGAGTTCGCCGAGTGGATCAAGGAGCGTCAGGGCATCGAGATCGACCCGGACTCGATCTACGACACCCAGATCAAGCGCCTCCACGAGTACAAGCGCCAGCTGCTCAACGCGCTGTACATCCTGGACCTGTACCTGCGCATCAAGGAGGACGGCCTCCAGGACGTCCCGCCGCGCACCTTCATCTTCGGTGCGAAGGCGGCCCCGGGCTACTACCGCGCCAAGGGCATCATCAAGCTCATCAACGAGATCGCCAACGTGGTCAACAACGACCCGGAGGTCAACGACGTCATCCGCGTCGTCTTCGTCGAGAACTACAACGTCTCCCCCGCCGAGCGCATCATCCCGGCGACCGACGTCTCCGAGCAGATCTCCACCGCCGGCAAGGAGGCCTCCGGCACCGGCAACATGAAGTTCATGATGAACGGTGCCCTCACCCTCGGCACGATGGACGGCGCGAACGTCGAGATCCACGACTCCGTGGGCGACGAGAACGCCTACATCTTCGGTGCCCGCGAGGAGGAGCTGCCGGAGCTGCGCGCCACCTACAACCCGTGGCACGCCTACGAGACCGTCCCGGGCCTCAAGCGCACCCTTGATGCGCTTGTCGACGGCCACCTGGACGACAACGGCACCGGCATGTTCCACGACCTGCGTTCCTCGCTTCTCGACGGCGGCGGCTGGGAGACCCCGGACGTCTACTACGTCCTCGGTGACTTCGCCGACTACCGCGAGACCCGCGACCGCATGGCCGCCGACTACGCCGACCGCCTGCACTGGGCGCGTATGTGCTGGGCGAACATCTGCGCCTCGGGCCGTTTCTCCTCCGACCGCACCATCAACGACTACGCGCGTGAGGTGTGGAAGCTGGAGCCGACCCCGGTGAAGTAG
- the pyk gene encoding pyruvate kinase: MSRRTKIVCTLGPAVASKDAITRLVEDGMDVARLNFSHGDHPDHEQNYKWVREATDETGRAVGILADLQGPKIRLGRFIDGATVWETGEVIRITVDDVEGTHDRVSTTYKNLAQDAKPGDRLLVDDGKVGLTCLEVDGNDVVCEVTEGGPVSNNKGVSLPGMDISVPALSEKDIADLEFALKLGVDFIALSFVRSPADVDLVHEVMDRVGRHVPVIAKLEKPEAVHALESIVLAFDAIMVARGDLGVEVPLEQVPLVQKRAIQIARENAKPVIVATQMLDSMIENSTPTRAEASDVANAVLDGADAVMLSGETSIGVDPHNVVRTMARIVTQAETDGHVPPLSHVPRTKRGVISYSARDIAERLNARALVCFTTSGDTARRVARLHSHLPLLVFTPHPAVRSQLALTWGAETFLCAQALSTDDMMAELDRSLLAMDDYHRDDMMVVVAGTPPGVSGNTNMIHVHLLGEDTSSPTGR, encoded by the coding sequence GTGTCTAGACGAACCAAGATTGTGTGCACCCTCGGTCCTGCCGTCGCCTCCAAGGACGCGATCACGCGTCTGGTGGAGGACGGCATGGACGTCGCCCGCCTGAACTTCTCCCACGGTGATCACCCCGATCACGAGCAGAACTACAAGTGGGTCCGGGAAGCCACCGATGAGACCGGCCGTGCCGTCGGCATCCTCGCTGACCTCCAGGGCCCGAAGATCCGCCTCGGTCGCTTCATCGACGGTGCCACCGTCTGGGAGACCGGTGAGGTCATCCGCATCACCGTGGACGATGTCGAGGGCACGCACGACCGCGTGTCCACCACCTACAAGAACCTCGCGCAGGACGCCAAGCCCGGCGACCGTCTGCTCGTCGACGACGGCAAGGTCGGCCTGACCTGCCTCGAGGTCGACGGCAACGACGTCGTCTGCGAGGTCACCGAGGGCGGCCCCGTCTCCAACAACAAGGGCGTCTCCCTCCCGGGCATGGACATCTCTGTGCCGGCGCTGTCGGAGAAGGACATCGCCGACCTCGAGTTCGCCCTCAAGCTGGGCGTCGACTTCATCGCCCTGTCCTTCGTCCGCTCCCCGGCGGACGTCGACCTCGTCCACGAGGTCATGGACCGCGTCGGCCGCCACGTGCCGGTCATCGCGAAGCTGGAGAAGCCGGAGGCCGTCCACGCCCTCGAGTCCATCGTCCTCGCCTTCGACGCCATCATGGTCGCCCGCGGTGACCTCGGCGTCGAGGTGCCGCTGGAGCAGGTCCCGCTGGTGCAGAAGCGGGCCATCCAGATCGCCCGCGAGAACGCGAAGCCGGTCATTGTCGCCACGCAGATGCTCGACTCCATGATCGAGAACTCCACCCCGACCCGCGCCGAGGCCTCCGACGTCGCCAACGCCGTCCTCGACGGCGCCGACGCGGTCATGCTCTCCGGTGAGACCTCCATCGGTGTGGACCCGCACAACGTCGTGCGCACCATGGCCCGCATCGTCACCCAGGCCGAGACCGACGGCCACGTGCCGCCGCTGAGCCATGTCCCGCGCACCAAGCGGGGCGTCATCTCCTACTCGGCCCGTGACATCGCCGAGCGTCTCAACGCCCGCGCCCTGGTCTGCTTCACCACCTCCGGTGACACCGCCCGCCGTGTCGCCCGCCTGCACTCGCACCTGCCGCTGCTGGTGTTCACCCCGCACCCGGCGGTCCGTTCGCAGCTGGCCCTCACCTGGGGCGCCGAGACCTTCCTCTGCGCCCAGGCCCTGTCCACCGACGACATGATGGCCGAGCTGGACCGTTCCCTGCTCGCCATGGACGACTACCACCGCGACGACATGATGGTCGTCGTCGCCGGCACCCCGCCCGGGGTCTCCGGCAACACGAACATGATCCACGTCCACCTGCTGGGCGAGGACACGAGTTCCCCGACCGGCAGGTAG
- the lgt gene encoding prolipoprotein diacylglyceryl transferase gives MQTTILANIPSPPQGVWYLGKIPLRAYAICIMIGILLALWVTHRRYAARGGDTDMVWDAAIVAIPAGIIGGRLYHVITDSDKYFCDTCNPAAALNITAGGLGIWGAVALGAVGVALLFRWKKVPLAPFADAVAPAVILGQAIGRLGNWFNQEIYGRPTDVPWALDIYYRVDANGEFAPLTGTSTGEVITSVHPTFLYELLWNLLIFGLLILIDRRFRIAPGGLFALYVAGYTLGRFWIELMRDDSATMILGQRVNTWVSAVVFLVSIAVFVWLQRRQRAVVRETE, from the coding sequence GTGCAGACCACTATCCTCGCGAACATCCCGTCCCCACCCCAGGGCGTCTGGTACCTGGGGAAGATCCCACTCCGGGCGTATGCGATATGCATCATGATCGGCATCCTCCTGGCGTTGTGGGTGACCCACCGCCGTTACGCCGCCCGTGGCGGCGACACCGACATGGTGTGGGACGCGGCGATCGTGGCCATCCCCGCCGGCATCATCGGCGGCCGCCTGTACCACGTGATCACGGACAGCGACAAGTACTTCTGCGACACCTGCAACCCGGCCGCCGCCCTCAACATCACCGCCGGCGGCCTGGGCATCTGGGGTGCGGTGGCACTCGGTGCGGTCGGCGTGGCGCTGCTGTTCCGCTGGAAGAAGGTCCCCCTGGCGCCCTTCGCCGACGCCGTGGCACCCGCCGTCATCCTCGGGCAGGCGATCGGCCGCCTGGGCAACTGGTTCAACCAGGAGATCTACGGCCGCCCCACCGACGTGCCGTGGGCGCTGGACATCTACTACCGCGTCGACGCCAACGGTGAGTTCGCCCCGCTGACGGGAACCTCGACCGGTGAGGTCATCACGTCCGTGCACCCGACGTTCCTCTACGAGCTGCTGTGGAACCTCCTCATCTTCGGGCTGCTCATCCTCATCGACCGCCGCTTCCGCATCGCACCGGGTGGACTGTTCGCCCTCTACGTCGCCGGTTACACGCTGGGCCGTTTCTGGATCGAGCTCATGCGCGACGATTCCGCCACGATGATCCTCGGCCAGCGGGTCAACACCTGGGTCTCCGCCGTGGTGTTCCTCGTCTCGATCGCGGTATTCGTGTGGTTGCAGCGACGTCAGCGGGCTGTTGTCCGAGAAACAGAGTAG
- a CDS encoding indole-3-glycerol phosphate synthase TrpC, with translation MSARDRLIAGVLEEVAAREAVLSFQDVKARSRDTTPARDGLSALLRTGCSVIAEIKRAMNGRVLLDADAPIAHLARDFEEGGAHLIACQTERLRFQGSLQDMRDAREAVELPMFCRDIILDPYQIHEARCYGADLVPLQVELLDQNRLVSLLDRIESLGMTAVLEVRSPAEADRAMEAGARVVAVNARPLVGGDVDRKLFAEIAPGLPESTVRIALSGVHSPRDLLYYAAAGADAVVVGEELMTAEDPRRLTRTLVATGQHPSCPSR, from the coding sequence ATGAGCGCTCGTGACCGGCTCATCGCCGGAGTCCTGGAGGAGGTCGCCGCACGCGAGGCCGTCCTGTCCTTCCAGGACGTCAAGGCCCGCTCCCGCGACACCACCCCGGCCCGCGACGGACTGTCCGCGCTGCTGCGCACGGGGTGCAGCGTCATCGCCGAAATCAAGCGGGCGATGAACGGCCGGGTGCTTCTCGACGCCGACGCCCCCATCGCCCACCTCGCCCGCGACTTCGAGGAGGGCGGCGCCCACCTCATCGCCTGCCAGACGGAGCGCCTCCGCTTCCAGGGTTCCCTCCAGGACATGCGCGATGCCCGCGAGGCCGTCGAGCTGCCCATGTTCTGCCGCGACATCATCCTCGACCCGTACCAGATCCACGAGGCCCGCTGCTACGGCGCCGACCTCGTGCCCCTGCAGGTGGAACTGCTCGACCAGAACCGCCTCGTCTCCCTCCTCGACCGCATCGAGTCGCTCGGCATGACCGCCGTCCTCGAGGTGCGCAGCCCCGCGGAGGCGGATCGCGCGATGGAGGCCGGTGCCCGGGTCGTGGCGGTCAACGCGCGCCCGCTGGTGGGCGGGGACGTCGACAGGAAGCTCTTCGCGGAGATCGCGCCGGGCCTGCCCGAGTCGACGGTGCGTATCGCCCTGTCCGGGGTGCACTCGCCCCGGGACCTGCTCTACTACGCGGCCGCCGGCGCGGACGCGGTGGTCGTCGGTGAGGAGCTCATGACCGCGGAGGACCCGCGGCGTCTGACCCGCACCCTCGTCGCGACGGGGCAGCACCCGTCCTGCCCTTCGCGCTGA
- a CDS encoding TIGR02234 family membrane protein: MKNLHRLSALLLALAAALLWAASRMSWITADTFDDKSGTAVHEVIGGLWSTEQTAVALLLVAGSLAGLALRRVGRRLVGVVSALAGIGVSWAPLGLLAGEPDPRRVHQLLSTGDEARISDWAEVVALNVNSAGPALAMVGAAVALFGGVLLAMRPGQDSAKLNRYEIRQNREAKIVHDLEAEPDSGRVMWDALDADIDPTDPQKPPRP; this comes from the coding sequence ATGAAGAATCTGCACCGTCTGTCCGCCCTGCTGCTGGCCCTCGCCGCGGCGCTGCTGTGGGCGGCGTCCCGGATGTCGTGGATCACCGCCGACACCTTCGACGACAAGTCCGGCACCGCCGTGCACGAGGTCATCGGCGGCCTGTGGTCGACCGAGCAGACCGCCGTGGCGCTGCTGCTGGTCGCCGGCTCCCTGGCGGGCCTGGCGCTGCGCCGTGTGGGCCGCCGCCTGGTCGGCGTCGTCTCCGCCCTGGCCGGCATCGGCGTGAGCTGGGCACCGCTGGGCCTGCTGGCCGGCGAGCCGGACCCGCGGCGCGTGCACCAGCTGCTGTCCACCGGCGACGAGGCCCGCATCTCCGACTGGGCCGAGGTCGTCGCCCTCAACGTCAACTCCGCGGGTCCCGCCCTGGCGATGGTCGGCGCCGCGGTCGCGCTGTTCGGTGGCGTGCTGCTGGCCATGCGCCCGGGACAGGACTCCGCGAAGCTCAACCGCTACGAGATCCGCCAGAACCGGGAGGCCAAGATCGTCCACGATCTCGAGGCCGAGCCGGACTCCGGCCGCGTCATGTGGGACGCCCTCGACGCCGACATCGACCCGACCGACCCGCAGAAGCCTCCGCGACCCTGA
- the hisI gene encoding phosphoribosyl-AMP cyclohydrolase — protein sequence MNSDNPADYTLDADIAARLKLNEAGLLPAIVQAHGTGEVLMMAWMDTHALAHTLATRRGTYYSRSRDEYWIKGLTSGHTQEVTGVRLDCDGDTVLVTVKQVGGACHTGDRSCFDADELL from the coding sequence ATGAACTCCGACAACCCCGCCGACTACACCCTCGACGCCGACATCGCCGCGCGCCTCAAGCTCAACGAGGCCGGCCTGCTGCCCGCCATCGTCCAGGCCCACGGCACCGGTGAGGTCCTCATGATGGCGTGGATGGACACCCACGCGCTGGCCCACACCCTGGCCACCCGTCGGGGCACCTACTACTCCCGCTCGCGTGACGAGTACTGGATCAAGGGCCTCACCTCCGGCCACACCCAGGAGGTCACCGGCGTGCGTCTCGACTGCGACGGCGACACCGTCCTGGTGACCGTGAAGCAGGTCGGCGGCGCGTGCCACACCGGTGACCGCTCCTGCTTCGACGCGGACGAGCTGCTCTAG
- the hisF gene encoding imidazole glycerol phosphate synthase subunit HisF, producing MAVAIRVIPCLDVDNGRVVKGVNFENLRDAGDPVELAARYNEEGADELTFLDVSASKDGRGTMLEVVRRTAEQVFIPLTVGGGVRSVEDVDQLLRAGADKVSVNTSAIARPELLRELADRFGSQCIVLSVDARRTTDQPSGFEVTTHGGTRSAGLDAIEWARKGEELGVGEILLNSMDGDGTRDGFDLELLRLVRAAVSVPVIASGGAGRAEHFPPAVEAGADAVLAASIFHFGEVSIAEVKDALAAAGHEVRR from the coding sequence ATGGCCGTCGCCATCCGCGTCATCCCCTGCCTGGACGTCGACAATGGTCGCGTGGTCAAGGGCGTCAACTTCGAGAACCTCCGCGACGCCGGTGACCCCGTCGAGCTGGCCGCCCGCTACAACGAGGAGGGCGCCGACGAACTCACCTTCCTCGACGTCTCCGCCTCGAAGGACGGCCGCGGCACCATGCTCGAGGTGGTCAGGAGGACCGCCGAGCAGGTCTTCATCCCGCTGACCGTCGGCGGCGGCGTCCGCTCCGTCGAGGACGTCGACCAGCTGCTGCGTGCCGGCGCGGACAAGGTCTCCGTCAACACCTCCGCCATCGCCCGCCCCGAGCTGCTCCGTGAGCTGGCGGACCGGTTCGGCTCCCAGTGCATCGTGCTGTCCGTCGACGCCCGCCGCACCACCGACCAGCCCTCCGGCTTCGAGGTGACCACCCACGGTGGCACGCGGTCCGCCGGCCTCGACGCCATCGAGTGGGCACGGAAGGGAGAGGAGCTCGGCGTCGGCGAGATCCTGCTCAACTCCATGGACGGCGACGGCACCCGCGACGGCTTCGACCTGGAGCTGCTGCGCCTCGTCCGCGCGGCCGTCTCCGTGCCGGTCATCGCCTCCGGTGGCGCCGGCCGGGCCGAGCACTTCCCGCCGGCCGTCGAGGCGGGTGCCGACGCCGTCCTCGCCGCCAGCATCTTCCACTTCGGCGAGGTCTCCATCGCCGAGGTCAAGGACGCCCTGGCCGCCGCCGGCCACGAGGTCCGCCGATGA
- a CDS encoding inositol monophosphatase family protein has protein sequence MDARELLAVAEAVCDDAERMFLAGVGSDPAAMKSPGDFATEVDLAIEAYLRQTLTQFTGIPVLGEEAGGCYSHDAVWVVDPVDGTANFAAGNPMCAILISLLVEDQPVVAITAMPLLGRRLTAYEGGPVRLNGQPITPLTEANQLVAQVGFSSVASQVRSQFPSLLRQGLLAELSATYLRPRITGSVGVDLAFTAQGIFGGAVSFSPHVWDNAAGVMLVRANGGVVTDIEGNEWTPRSIGVVAGTARAHQAIMSTMDGILNS, from the coding sequence ATGGACGCCCGGGAACTGCTCGCCGTCGCGGAGGCGGTGTGCGACGACGCGGAGAGGATGTTCCTCGCCGGGGTCGGCTCCGACCCGGCCGCGATGAAGAGCCCGGGCGACTTCGCCACCGAGGTGGACCTCGCGATCGAGGCCTACCTGCGGCAGACCCTCACCCAGTTCACCGGCATCCCCGTGCTCGGGGAGGAGGCCGGCGGCTGCTACAGCCACGACGCCGTGTGGGTCGTCGACCCCGTCGACGGCACGGCCAACTTCGCGGCGGGCAACCCGATGTGCGCGATCCTCATCAGCCTGCTCGTCGAGGACCAGCCCGTCGTCGCGATCACCGCCATGCCGCTGCTCGGCCGGCGGCTCACCGCCTACGAGGGGGGACCCGTCCGCCTCAACGGACAGCCGATCACCCCGCTGACGGAGGCGAACCAGCTCGTCGCCCAGGTGGGGTTCTCCTCGGTGGCCTCCCAGGTGCGTTCGCAGTTCCCCTCGCTGCTGCGGCAGGGACTGCTGGCGGAGCTGTCGGCGACGTACCTGCGCCCCCGGATCACCGGTTCGGTCGGCGTCGACCTGGCTTTCACCGCGCAGGGCATCTTCGGCGGGGCCGTGAGCTTCTCCCCGCACGTGTGGGACAACGCGGCGGGCGTCATGCTGGTGCGGGCCAACGGGGGAGTGGTCACCGACATCGAGGGCAACGAATGGACCCCGCGGTCGATCGGCGTTGTGGCGGGTACCGCGCGGGCGCACCAGGCCATCATGAGTACGATGGACGGGATCCTGAACTCATGA
- the priA gene encoding bifunctional 1-(5-phosphoribosyl)-5-((5-phosphoribosylamino)methylideneamino)imidazole-4-carboxamide isomerase/phosphoribosylanthranilate isomerase PriA yields MSDFTLLPAVDVVDGHAVRLDQGEAGTEKSYGSPLEAALEWQAQGAEWLHFVDLDAAFGRGSNHELMAEITRQLDIKVELTGGIRDDASLERALATGATRVNIGTAALEKPEWIAEVLRSYGEKVAVDIAVREIDGEWRTRGNGWVSDGGDLWEVLERLDAAGCTRFVVTDVSKDGTLAGPNVQLLREVAAATDAKIVASGGISVLDDVIELARYTDEGIDSAIIGKALYEKRFTLREALAAVEKL; encoded by the coding sequence ATGAGCGATTTCACCCTTCTTCCCGCCGTCGACGTCGTCGACGGCCACGCCGTCCGCCTCGATCAGGGTGAGGCAGGCACCGAGAAGTCCTACGGTTCCCCGCTGGAGGCGGCCCTCGAGTGGCAGGCCCAGGGCGCGGAGTGGCTGCACTTCGTCGACCTCGACGCCGCCTTCGGCCGCGGCTCCAACCACGAGCTCATGGCGGAGATCACCCGTCAGCTCGACATCAAGGTGGAGCTGACCGGCGGCATCCGCGACGACGCCTCCCTCGAGCGGGCCCTGGCCACCGGCGCCACGCGCGTCAACATCGGCACCGCCGCGCTGGAGAAGCCGGAGTGGATCGCCGAGGTCCTCCGCTCCTACGGGGAGAAGGTCGCCGTCGACATCGCCGTCCGCGAGATCGACGGCGAGTGGCGCACCCGCGGCAACGGCTGGGTCTCCGACGGCGGTGACCTGTGGGAGGTCCTCGAGCGTCTCGACGCCGCCGGCTGCACCCGCTTCGTGGTCACCGACGTGTCCAAGGACGGCACCCTCGCGGGCCCGAACGTCCAGCTCCTGCGTGAGGTGGCTGCCGCCACCGACGCGAAGATCGTCGCCTCCGGCGGCATCTCCGTCCTCGACGACGTCATCGAGCTCGCCCGCTACACCGACGAGGGCATCGACTCCGCCATCATCGGCAAGGCGCTGTACGAGAAGCGCTTCACGCTGCGCGAGGCGCTCGCGGCCGTCGAGAAGCTCTAG
- the hisH gene encoding imidazole glycerol phosphate synthase subunit HisH encodes MAKTVALLDYGSGNLRSAHRALEKVGADVTVTSDPTVATGADGLLVPGVGAFAACMAGLNAVHGPRIIGQRLAGGRPVLGICVGMQILFDEGHEHGVRTSGAGEWPGVVERLHAQILPHMGWNTVSRAPGSQMFAQLSDEERFYFVHSYGVRDWTLETDDLTTPPAVAWAEHEDDRFVAAVENGPLWATQFHPEKSGDVGLQLLANWLETL; translated from the coding sequence ATGGCAAAAACCGTCGCCCTCCTCGACTACGGCTCCGGCAACCTCCGCTCCGCCCACCGGGCACTGGAGAAGGTCGGTGCCGATGTGACAGTCACCTCTGACCCCACCGTCGCTACCGGGGCGGACGGACTGCTCGTCCCCGGCGTCGGCGCCTTCGCCGCCTGCATGGCCGGACTCAACGCCGTCCACGGCCCCCGCATCATCGGCCAGCGCCTGGCCGGTGGCCGCCCGGTGCTGGGCATCTGCGTCGGCATGCAGATCCTCTTCGACGAGGGCCACGAACACGGCGTCCGGACCAGCGGCGCGGGGGAGTGGCCCGGCGTGGTCGAGCGTCTGCACGCGCAGATCCTCCCGCACATGGGCTGGAACACCGTCTCCCGTGCCCCCGGCTCGCAGATGTTCGCGCAGCTCTCCGACGAGGAGCGCTTCTACTTCGTCCACTCCTACGGCGTCCGCGACTGGACCCTGGAGACCGATGACCTGACCACCCCGCCGGCCGTCGCCTGGGCGGAGCACGAGGACGACCGTTTCGTCGCCGCCGTGGAGAACGGCCCGCTGTGGGCCACCCAGTTCCACCCCGAGAAGTCCGGCGACGTCGGGCTGCAGCTGCTGGCCAACTGGCTTGAGACCCTCTGA